In Dendropsophus ebraccatus isolate aDenEbr1 chromosome 14, aDenEbr1.pat, whole genome shotgun sequence, the following proteins share a genomic window:
- the LOC138772802 gene encoding agouti-signaling protein-like, translating to MERIFLFLLLLAWLMVLVQSHIVIEETPDRTNSAGVSRLSELLPPISIVDLTKASRRVSRLDAEKNKLAKRKRQTKKKLHSPPVNCVPLLSSCRPPVPPCCEPCAICHCHVFQTVCYYKMANPKC from the exons ATGGAAAGAATCttccttttccttcttcttcttgccTGGCTGATGGTTCTCGTTCAGTCGCACATTGTTATCGAGGAGACGCCAGATAGAACCAACAGTGCAGGGGTCTCCCGTCTCTCCGAGCTTCTCCCGCCCATTTCCATCGTAG ATCTGACAAAGGCGTCAAGAAGAGTGAGCCGGCTGGACGCGGAGAAGAATAAACTAGCCAAG AGGAAACGCCAAACTAAAAAGAAATTACATTCACCACCTGTGAACTGTGTGCCCCTTCTATCCAGCTGTCGGCCTCCCGTGCCCCCCTGCTGTGAGCCCTGCGCCATATGTCACTGCCACGTCTTCCAGACTGTTTGCTACTACAAAATGGCCAACCCCAAGTGCTGA